In the genome of Primulina eburnea isolate SZY01 chromosome 13, ASM2296580v1, whole genome shotgun sequence, the window TTACATTTTTATCCCACGATCCTGAAACGATCATGGGCTGGAGGGCATTGGGAGAAAACCTTTAACACAACAAGATAAAGGGATACGGGCATTAGAATACTGTCTGCAGCCGTTAAGATTTAAAGTTAAGAAAAAAATAAGAATTTCAATCATGATTCCTTCATGTTTTTGAACTTTGAATTCATGATTCCCATGCCAAGGAAATATCACCAAGAACACAAATTTAACCAAAACATAACCTATATGCTACATTAAAAATAAGTGAATATTCCACATGACCCAAAACTGAACAACACAAAATTAcaagttaatttttttaaaaaaaaaagacatacACCACATACAACCATACCTCACGCAAGAAACCCAATCGGAGTGGGAATCCTGATCTTGAATAGTATACTTGCATTCCCCAAGCGTATTCCACAGCTTAATCGTCTTATCCCTGGAAGCAGAGACGATTTGCCTATTATCAATGGAGAAAGCAACAGACAAAACGTCTTTAGTATGACCCACAAAGCGGCGAGCAGTGTTCCCAGTTTGCAAGTCCCACAGACGGAGCTCTCCATCCCAGGACCCAGAGAGGGCAAACTGGCCATCGGACGACAGGACAACGTCTTCAACGAAATGTCCGTGTCCCGTGAGGCGGCGGCGGGCCACACCGTAGTTCTTGTCCTCCTTGGTGAGGGACCAAACAATGAGGGACTTGTCACGGGAAGATGAGACGATCATGTCGCTGTTGTCGACCGGTGTGGCGATTGCGGTGACCCAGTCGGTGTGGGCTCGCATCGTGCCACGGAGAATCAGCTGCTCGTGCGCCATACTCGTCGCTGCAGCTGGTTGCCTGAGCAAAATGTAAAGGCGTTTTAGCAAGAGGGGTCGATTCGAATGTGCGCGTTTGATACACGAGCGTGCGATattagggtttttggtcataTTGGGTTTCAGGGGTTTGGAACATGAAGTCGAGTTGGGCCGACCCaataacaaaagaaaaatggcCCAATAGGCTCACATCTCTCTTAAGTAAACATTCCTTGGAACATGAAGTCGAGTTGTAACTCGTATAGTTTTGAGTTCAAATCGTCgtattaaaataaaaaggaCACATTGCGATAAAGCAACAAGTCAAATAAACTGGTCGACAGAAGGGGTCAATAGCTGAAGCCATGTGTTGCTTACAATCTTGGTTCGGCCGAGATGGTAGATTCTCTAGTGCTTATGATTTCTTCATTCTCAAGGAGGCTCGGTGGTCATGGAAACCGCTACTCACGAAATCATGCATTCTCCCAAAGTATCGATTTGTACTTCGGTTATTCGCACACCGAAAGCTCCTTACATGAGACATATTAGtatttatcaaagacaaaaggTACGGACTTTGCAATGTTGCAGACGAGAGTATGGCACATCTCTTCTTCATTTGCTGGACTTCTGAGAAAATATGGGCATGTATTCGACAATGGCTTCGTATGCGGAAAATAATGGGATCAGATGCAGCAGTGCTTAGGGAATTTCGAAAGATTTATCGTGGGAACTCCACACTATCCAAGATGAGGACATCTGCTCTTGTAGCAACGGTGTATCACATTTGAAATGCAAGAAACAGAGCAATTTTTGTGAATAGCCACACATGGATGCAATTATTAACAAAATCAAGTTACTCATTTTTAGATTATTTCCGAGTTTCATCTATAAGGTTAGTTGATTGTATGACAGTTTGTTTGGTAGAGAGTTGTAGGAATTCAGTGCTTTAATTATCTATTGTTGATATCCAATGCATGTGTACTGTATTTCAAATTTACATATTTAATGAATATAAATTCATAAAGTCAATCAGATCTCACATTGTTCTatgttaatttataatatttttattatatagtaGCTAAACGATTAACTTGAATCATTTCAATTATTACATTAGTTAATTATACAGTTGTTTTTTCTGATTATTAAAATAGAGGAATGCATGCTTTTCGGTTCAAACAAGTTTAAACCATACGAATCAAATCAGAAAGGGAGACACTCCCGTGGAGGTGTTTTTCAACACACCTTCTCTATGCTGAAACATAATGTTGAAATTATTTTCACTTAGCGTAGCATCTTAAAAGTGTTTTAAAACACACATAGATCTGTAAAACTGTCGATCATCGGATTTCCCCTCTTTTGCAATCAGTTTCGCTACTACACTCGCTGCTCTAACTAATTGTCCACCCTTTCCAAGTGTGATTTATATCGGTCGCCATTCGATGTACATTGAGTAACTTTTAATGTAGAAATCATATTTGAACTCTTGCTTCAAATATTGTGGAACTTTAATCAATCTCAATTCCTTTCATGAAAATAATGtgaattctaaaaaaaattgtaatattAATTTGGCCAAGGTTAAAATTGTGAATATATGAATTAAACGTAATACTAATTGATGTTGTTGCGCGGTTTTCCTTGCGAAACATTGTGGCCCATTCATTCATTCTTATAAATAAATCGTCATAA includes:
- the LOC140809824 gene encoding small ribosomal subunit protein RACK1-like gives rise to the protein MAHEQLILRGTMRAHTDWVTAIATPVDNSDMIVSSSRDKSLIVWSLTKEDKNYGVARRRLTGHGHFVEDVVLSSDGQFALSGSWDGELRLWDLQTGNTARRFVGHTKDVLSVAFSIDNRQIVSASRDKTIKLWNTLGECKYTIQDQDSHSDWVSCVRFSPNALQPMIVSGSWDKNVKIWNLSNCKLKSTLSGHNGYVNTVALSPDGSLCASGGKDGVILLWDLSEGKRLYSLEAGSVIHALCFSPNRYWLCAATESSIKIWDLESKNVVVDLKVDLKQESEMAAEGTDQTATCKNKINFCTCLNWSVDGSTLFSGYTDGVIRVWGIGRY